In Festucalex cinctus isolate MCC-2025b chromosome 1, RoL_Fcin_1.0, whole genome shotgun sequence, the sequence gcctatacaaacgtgaatgtatattttatagatcgtgctcacagcaacgtccgaacgctggttctacgacaaagaaaggtcaaaacaaaacaaaacaaaaaaacgttttcaatacaccgcaacaataaaaggaaagtctttcgatagtattgtaattgtatatgtttctttcagctcctcctcatagggcccaaagtgacctctcacagtgagcagaacaaaggtaaaaagaaaatatttttcacagcactaataaaatatttgatggtaaacgtcttctataatttacagaatgtgcatcaaccaatacacccaagaaaaaaaggtaaacatatgcacacacacacacacattgcatcacactgctctaaaatgatatgatattgaaatgtatatttgcagatccgaaagtctggctggcttgaagttgatgaattcggctggcagccaaccatcttcccctttgctgcaaaaccaggaccaagggatgctgcagcagagctgaattcccacctgccagctgacatcctggaggtcttcatcacggatgaacttctccagcacatcgttcatcataccaacctctacgcaaatcagtccatgcagaagcagactgacaaaaactgttgcgcacgtgtaaatagtttgcaaagagttttccaaattgtttgttcggattgctactgttgcatgtaaataaactgttattttgcaatcaaaaaacattttttattgttggggtagtgttttatagaagtgtaggtgtttgtagaatcactcatgcaaaaaaaaaagtgccaaattcactagagtgcatgaaataacatcgtttcacaaaaagcttgatttctccgtattttggaagaaaatagaggatttgggtgaaacgaagctgttttctattgttgattactgaagatctgaataaggtagagacaaactttttttttttagatgaaagatgagacttcaatctttcatttggtagtatccgcgtttccatagtcctaacacaacattttccgtggagcttgaaagatcggtaaaattctgtaaatcagctggcagtatggggttaccttttccgaaaatggctggcagtcaaagagttaactatTCACTCCACATGTAAATAATAAACCtttcaaattgtaaataatgtaaataatataCTTTTGTCAGAATTAACTCAAATCACCTTTATCCACATATTACTTAAATCAAAATTAGAATTTAGGCTCCTACACAACTCTTAtacagacagaaccgtctcaagacatgcgagtgtccaaaatAAGACGCCTAGGATGTTgaacggctgtaatatatatgccaagtctggagtggcgctgtagcgctgccCCAGGAAGTTaacggaaagcgtagaagaagaatcagccaAGAAGACTGATCTGAGTAGCCAGTTTTGAAGCCGCATactactcctcccaagaaacgtttcttggcatACAATCCTATActtttacagtatcgaaattaacACTTGAGACAGTACCTAGTAGAAACAACAGGGGTCTAGTCTAGCAACTAAACAGTAAACGAAAAGTAGTCTTCAAAGTAATTTAAACAGTAATCTGCTCgcaagatgggaggagtaagatggctgccctgtcgctTCAATGGATTGCACGGGCAtggatgggctatcggctagccagtaatatatacagatctgTGAGACGAATACGACACAGGAGATGTGACAATgccgggtgattcaagtacaacatcacgcaaaacattttgtagtaaaagcataaacaagctaaggaggttgcgcaaaacgacgaagacacggctatccgccattgttgacagactggcgaTTTGTGCGCAGTCACGGGAGAAGTAGCTATCCTgctatggtgtccacattggaacgtacgGGGCGCGTTTTGAAATCgttccactctggagcccggttTCAAAACTGATTGTTTTCGAGCTCTGAAACCGAGCCGCCGTGTGGACAAACTGCCCAAAGGTAAGAAATTTGTGTGGATACGGGCTTTTGTGTGAACAGGGCCTGAGATAAGGGACCGGTTTGAGGAGTGCAGGTGGGCACAATAATGTAACGAGACAGACATGATGGAGAAAAggaacacaaggaaaacatggcAAAAAGTAAAATCTAATCAAAACCAAATCCATAAAACACAGAACATGACACCACCCCCACAATACATAAAACCCTCGATATATAAATGCCTAATTGAAATACTctctaagacttttttttaatagcgtTTACAGCACTTAAttgttttcaatgtatttgaacactttttttttttaataatacaaacacatttaaacttatATTGGGAGACAGCAATAACAATGGATGagacaaaaatattgtataaacaTTGTACCAATCTTTCTATGTGTTAACAGTAATTAAATAACCCGGTTGAGTGAACATCAATGTTCACTACTTTTCAgagagaattgtgggtaattttgagtgCCCTCCATTTTTGCTTCCTGGACATTCGGACACCACTACAAAATGGCGTGACCCCTCAGTAGGGCACTATATAGGGAGTACTGTGCGCATTCGGACACAGCCTAGGTGGAACTTGAAATACTTCCAATCTTcactcttcttctttcaaatttacacaATGTCAAACTAGGTAAGTttgccgccatctagtggttgacAATGGAATTactccatatatatatacaagacgctgcgattggctggcaaccagtccagggtgtatcccgcctactgcccaaagccagctgggataggctccagcacccccacgccccttgtgaggaaaagcggttaagatggatggatggatggttggatggatataCAAGACATAGAGCAAAATAAATTAAGTCGCGCAGGACTGCATTCCTGCAAAATAACATTTATGCCAATAAATGTTTTACAGGCAGAGAAATAAGTGAAATACCAACCTTTGTGCCACAAATTGTGGCAATATTAAGTTAAGTgaacagaattttattttatgtgcaaTTATCATGCGTCTATAATGAAGGAGTATCAGGGtcacactgaaaagaaaaaaaaagtgaaattattttaaactaagAGAGCAAATTTTGTCCAAAGgcgtttattttcattttgtgtcaaCTTTAATCTCACACAGTGTAGCATAATAAGATGATGGTTTAGGGTCCACTCCAAACCATACTAGTCATTGAAGCATACAACAGGGAGTCTGCTCACTTGTTAACCACAACAGGAAGTCTGCTAACGAATTGGTCACGTGAGATTTGCAACGCCTGCGAGCGCAGTCGTAACGTTAATTTTggtcgacagcagagggcgatgtTGACTAACTTGGCGGCCCCATGAGGAATGAAAATTGATGAacgtgtgattttatttttattccatgAACAGAATACTGTATTCATAAATAATGTTTAGATGAGTGGAACACATGTACAACCTCTGCTAATTCTAAAAAAGGGGATTAAGTTCctctttaaataaaaacaatgctgTATTGTAAGAAAACAGAAtgaatcaataaaagagaatggtaaataaaaacatggtaaTAATTGTTTGTCGGatgtgtgcctttaagaggcgtGCCCTAGTGAATGACATCAGAGGCTGGAGTTGAGTCCGACTGGCCAGTTAGCCTGCATGCCAGCGTCTGGCCGCGAGTTGAGGTCTACAGCATGCGCTGTAAAAAGGATTGCAATCACCATTTCATTGAAAGTAATCATATCCATTCAAAACAGCatattgattttattgtgaaaaccATTTATTTTGCATCGACAGACGTCAGTTTTGATTTCGACGGAACTAAAAATAAGTCCAAAAGacccaaaataaagtttttgattTCCTTCTTCATGTCTTCATGCCCTCCAGGTCATATAGTTAGTCAAATGGGCTTGTGCACATCAGTGCCACCATGGCGTTATTGTACATGGTCCCTGACTGGCGGAGAGGTTACTGCCACTTACCTCCAGTGCAGGAGGTGTGGGTTCGCCTCCCCACCTGGGAGATCATGTTTCTATGTGTGAGTGAATgcacttttaaaacaaatggcaTTGTAGTGTATTTGTAGCCATTAAAGGCTGTTGTTGGCCTTTGAGTGAGTGTTTAGAATTTGGTAGTTTGAAGTTCAACAGTGCTTTCAGAAAGCAGTCTTTGATATGATACTGATTAATTACAGCTTTAGATTGTGTATGGCTATTACCAAGTGTGTTTGTCTGGGCTTatctatctcttttttttttttttttttttaatatatatattttagttttttttattttgggtcaAGTAAACAAAGTggactagtggtagagtgtccaccctgtgaCTGGGcgattgtgggttcaatccctgcTTCGGTCATACCGAAAGACTTTAAGAACGGAAATCGTTTGCcttcctgcttgacactcagcgtTACAAGTTGGAATTGGAGGGCTAGATCATCGAATGTTCCCTGAgtacctgctgctgctcactgaCAATCAGTGGTTTCTTATACAATGCGGGATGTCAAATTGAATATGTTAATTCCATTAAAactaaatgaattaatttggtTCAGTACCTAATatgttaagaaaatattttggatcaaggcaaaaaaaaaaaaattaagattggttcaagtgaagaattattgtttacatcaacatgaaataatcAGGTCATACGAAGTCACTTAATGTAGGTtctgtgaagtcaaatattttagatgtgatttctggacatcatttttttgttttgtttaagatGGTTAAAGCTTTTAACAGTGCAGCTCCTGAcaagtgttttcattttgaatttgtgtTTGTCCCGCATCTAAAAGTGCATCTGCGATTGTGGCGTTACCTtcattgcacaatattttttctgCTTCACTTGAGTGGCGGCGTTCATTCGTAACTCAAATTTTGCCTCATGACACTTCTGTCCCTCTGCGTGTGCGTCAGGATCTTAGTGTTTGTCGAGTCAACAAGGCCAAACCGGTCGGCCGGCTGTCACATGACTATGACGGAAAATCAAACAGCGAACATGAGTCGGCGGTTCTTCATGGAAACTTGGTTGGGTTGGggggaggtgtgtgtgtgtgtgtgttccattaAAACTTCATTGTTCATAGTTTTCAAATTTGTATCCTACATTCTTGTAGTTTTCAATCAGGTAtctttcattgtagttttcctcATCATTGTAGCGGTTGTGTTTGTAGTGTAGTCGTTTTTAAAGGTTGTCCTTTACGTTCATGTAGCGGCACAGGTGCTCCATCTTTGTTGTCCTGCACATCCACTGTGTAGCTTTCATTGATTTATCATCCAtccttgttgttttcttttatgtaTCCGCCTTTGTTGTAGTTTTAATGCTTGTATAGCACACACATCAAAGTTGTTCACCTTCATCTTTGCCGTCACAGTCCATGACTTCGTCATAGCATTTATTGTTATATCCTTCCTCTTTGTAATTGTCATGGTTGTACTTTTCATCATTGTAGTTTTCATGGTTGTGTTGGTCACTATTCCCTcctttgttgtatttttcccTCTTGTCGATTTCATGGTCGTACCCTTGATTATTGTATCCATTAGCATAGTTTTCCTGGCGGTATCCTCGATAGTTGTAGTTGTGTGGCAGCGTTTCCTTGTTGTTGTAGGCGGTGGCCTTCCCCCACGTGACCCTGCTGGCCCGGCGAGGCCTCGAGTCTTCCGCCGACTGGTCgtcgtgcgcgcgcgcgtcatCGACCGTGCTCGCGCCGACCGCCGCCTTTGTCATCTTTCGGCTGAGCCTCTCGGACAACTTGCGCACGATGCGCGCGGCCAGGCCGTCCGCGCGGACGTCGCCCGGCGTGACGCGCACGTTGCCCGCGTACCACATGACCCAAAAGCccagactgatgaagatgaggagcGCGCCCGTGAAGATGAAGAAGTCGCCATAGAATTGGCCGTCGGCCGCGCGCACGTTCGCGAACACGCCGACCAGCAGCAGCGTCAGGCCGACGACGTCCAGCGCCAAACCGATGAACAAGAGCGGCAAACATGTGCCCACGAAACTCCTCACGTCCATGACGACGAGGAGGGAGGACGAAACATCACAGGCCGGCAAGGAAAGCGAAATAACGGGCGGCGAGGAGTAAAGGACGAagcaggaggtggaggaggaggaggatgctcACCTGCCACGCAGAAGACGCCGCCCACTCGGTCAATAGCGGCAAGGTGTGTCCAAAGTCCCGGATGTCAGCGCGTTGATGGGGAAAGAGGTGGGCGGGGGGTGGTGAGCAATGGgtgcacaacacacacacatacacaaaatacacaaagGTGATGCAAATCCTTTAGCCttcaaaaactgatttaaatgtcaaatatcTTTTGGTGTGTGCAAGTTTAACGTATGTGATTCAGCATGCCATTAAACATGTGAAACAGATTTGTGTTGTGAGATTTAAACGTGAACTATGCTAATAATGTGTTGgtcttttgaaaatgtttgtgtgGTGTGATTAACTTTAAAAGTGTGTTGACAGTTCGGTCGGCGCTCACGAGAGATTTGAGAGGAAACGTCAAGCAGCGTTTAATAATTCATACAGTCGATCGCATCGCATTAGTCCCGCCTTCAAGTGCACTTTGTTATCAGAAACATTCCCGAGTATCTCGCTGGCATCCGTCCACAacgtgccaaaataaaaaaaaataaaaaagcagagCTCACAATAGTTAGTCCGTCCACCCCTCCCAATTGTGTCAATATTTGATTCTTTTCATGCGCcaacactgaagaaatgacTTTTCTTGTCCCCTCTAAAATGTCTCAACCCACCGCTTTTAATATTCATTCCCCTGTAACAGAGATGTCAAACTGCATTCCTCttgggccgcagtcctgcaggttttcgaggtttcccactttcaacacagctgactcatatttaagctcatcagcaagctctgcaggagcctgatcattatcctgatcattgaatcaggtgcgttggagtataccttgaaaacctgcaggactgcggcccacgaagaatgcagtttgacacctctgccctatagcaacaaaagtgagcacacccctaagggAAACTGTCCaaatgagccattttcagcacttGAGTCAACAGTTTAGTGCACTGTAGAAAAAagcatttaattaattgtgcTATATAGTATGCATTATATAAAAATGTCTGAAGTGTTTAGGAAGTGGAGAATCACTGACACATTCCATACTTCCTAATCACTTCAAGGGATTTTCAATGGAGGAACTATCAAGGTCCACTGAATAGAAATCCCTCTGGAGTCTTCATACGTTGAAGGCAGGATGGCGGTGGAAGGCGAGTGGCTTCTTCAGGGCTCGCCGCCTGTTCTCCCTGGTGATGGGGATGAGGACTACGCCCACCACGAAGACCATGAGGCCGATGGAGAGCAGGGCGGGGCCCAGTATGTTGCTGACCTTGCGGCTGTGGCCGGCGAAGTAGAGGCCGCTGATGATGACGCCGCACGCCAAGAAGCCGCCGCCCGTCGACATGAAGTGGATGGGGAACCAGTAGACCTCGCAGCGGCCCGGCGGCGTCTCGGCCGTCCACAGCGACTCGCTGCGGGAGAGGCTGAACACCGTACTCTCCGTGCGGCTTGGCGGCGTCAGCTGGTCGCGCGACCGCGAAAGCGTGCGCTCGCCCATGGCGATGTTCTCGGGGCTGCCCGCCATCACGTCCTACACGCGGaattataaaagaacaaaaaaaaaggggttttaAAAGGTGGGAAGCAAGGTGGtccattctcagtgtgatacaCAGGCTCCCCCTAGTGGTGCGTGAAAGAATCACTAAATTAATTGCCATTTTCACAGCGCAGTTCCCTATACTGTATTGACAGTATTTGATTTTTAACTGAACTTtcgaaaatattgtgttctaaaaTAGTATACGCAGTAAGCTCACCAAAATGAGAAACAAAGCTTTCTAGTGTTCACAGtctttagtagggatgtaacaatatcgaaacatcacgatacgatattatcacgatatgaagaccataatatgataattatcacgatattgtggggaggttggcaatataaaaaaggtcaagtattgtaaaaaaaaaaaaaaaaaagctcatacaattttttttttaaaacttttagaactttttccttttttaacttctgtacattacagcaatgaaaaatattaaataatacaaatatatgtatagaaaaatatataaatataatatatatattgatgaacttacttgctaatgcaagcacacattgagttcctccacatattacaTTTTTCTCCTTCCtgtgaccattagcgtggattttaaacataagggccaaaacattccttgtgaaaattatactgtagtaaaaaacaaaaactagccaccagaagaTGCTAgacctgcacaaatggaaatcaacccgacttttttaacatgtgctgcttttaatatcgtgacataatGACgaagatatattgtggcagttttaatatcacgatatatcacTATATTGTCGTTACTGTTACATGCCTATTCTTTAGCCAGCAGTAGaaaccatgtttgctttgtgagcagaacagtgactttgatgccaaaaaatgctaaaaacacaaaacaagacAGAAGTGGCTTTTGATGGCAagataataatttatttacagattAACAGTGAACCCACGCTGTTCACGGGGCATAGAGACAAGGTCATCCTATGACTAGCAAAAATCCGCTAACAATTGACACCTAATTGCATAAAAAATAagtaattaagaaaaaaatgtcaataagtgATGATATGCAACATTTAATACTCTAATAATGTTTTCCATGTTTGAATCCACCCCAAAAAAGAATTTTAATAAAgattaaatattgaaaaatgttATGAATATGCAAATGCGTGGGTGCC encodes:
- the tmem238l gene encoding transmembrane protein 238 like; the encoded protein is MDVRSFVGTCLPLLFIGLALDVVGLTLLLVGVFANVRAADGQFYGDFFIFTGALLIFISLGFWVMWYAGNVRVTPGDVRADGLAARIVRKLSERLSRKMTKAAVGASTVDDARAHDDQSAEDSRPRRASRVTWGKATAYNNKETLPHNYNYRGYRQENYANGYNNQGYDHEIDKREKYNKGGNSDQHNHENYNDEKYNHDNYKEEGYNNKCYDEVMDCDGKDEGEQL
- the pirt gene encoding phosphoinositide-interacting protein — protein: MAGSPENIAMGERTLSRSRDQLTPPSRTESTVFSLSRSESLWTAETPPGRCEVYWFPIHFMSTGGGFLACGVIISGLYFAGHSRKVSNILGPALLSIGLMVFVVGVVLIPITRENRRRALKKPLAFHRHPAFNV
- the LOC144024719 gene encoding uncharacterized protein LOC144024719 codes for the protein MLTPEKSGAQLSTSAQMTFHRTMTTTMGPMQDSLGQSSKEREDRAHSNVRTLVLRQRKLLLIGPKVTSHSEQNKECASTNTPKKKRSESLAGLKLMNSAGSQPSSPLLQNQDQGMLQQS